A stretch of DNA from Capsicum annuum cultivar UCD-10X-F1 unplaced genomic scaffold, UCD10Xv1.1 ctg76779, whole genome shotgun sequence:
CAGCATATAGCAAAGCCTTTGAACTTATCATTATACCAATTAATGGGAAGTTTGAACAAGATCTTTTCATCAACAATCTGATGCTTAAACCACATGGGAATTGCACGTTCAGGAAAGACAACGGAACAAGTCACTCTATGTTCAGAGTTAAGAGAGGGGCGGATCACATCATCCATATTGTTTGATAGAAGCAAACTGAGAATCTCATCCAAAAAAGAGCTACCATTGCTCTCCTCTGTATAAGATTGTTGATCAAAACTATAATTGGTGAATGAGACCAAATTCAACCTCGGATACATTCGTAGCTTTGCAATACATTCTTTTGCCAAAAAATCTTCCACATATAATTCCTCTATACTTGGAGGAAGTTTGGGGAGTTCCTTAAGTTTCTGACAGTGTGTTATATTGAGATAGCGAAGGTGACAAAGTTGACTGAAGATATCAGGTAAATAAATAAACTTATTTCTGCTAAGATTCAGTTCGAATAAAGAAGTTACGTTCTTAAGAGCAGCAACGTGGTTATCACATAAATTACATCCACTGAGATCTAAGCTCTTCAACTCCCTCAAACCATGAAACACACAGGGTAATATCAAACTGCGAGCAGGCTGCCGCTTTACCTTCCGCCCTTTTCTTAATGATAGGATCTTGAGTTTGCTTAAGTTTCCAATAGAATCTGGTAGTTTCCAAATGGCAGTATTACCAGCATAAAGCTCCTCCAACTGGTTTAGATCACCGAGATTTTCAGGAAACATTGCAAGTCTTGAGCAGCCTTTcagaatcaaaattttcagttttctCATCTCAGAGACACTGGCAGGGAGTATTACAAGGTTTTCACATGAACGCAAATCAAGCAAGCTGATACCACTAAGCTGTCCTATTGATGAGGGAAATTGCCAAATTGCAGTACGTGCCAGAAGGAGCTCCGATAGCAATTCCATATTCCCCTGAATTTCTGGAAAATTTTCTAATTTCTCACAACCCGAGAGGTTGAAGTCTTCAAGAGATTCCATTTGAATACTGCTTGGTAAATACTTGAGATTATTGCAGTTCTCCATATTCAAAAAGATGAGTTTTTTCAGATTTCCAATGGATGGATGAATTTCAACCAAGCGCACACAACTTTTCAGTATAATCTTCTGCAGGTTTGGAGTCTCACAAAAATTGGGTGTTCGGATTAAACTTCGTGAAAAACTTAGATTGAGGATCGACAACTTGTCAAATGCCTGTTCATAAAAATAGAAGTAATAGAAACAG
This window harbors:
- the LOC124894678 gene encoding disease resistance protein RPV1-like produces the protein MGQQAARNVDQDRPWNHSRLWHEQDIKTVFSANQRTESIKGIMVPVGSDRHICKWSKAFKNLPCLRLLIVKGEEVRHHDPICDPIKYLPSNLKWLDWSYYSFASLPANFEPGNLVGLNMTFSSLVEIFKEPKAFDKLSILNLSFSRSLIRTPNFCETPNLQKIILKSCVRLVEIHPSIGNLKKLIFLNMENCNNLKYLPSSIQMESLEDFNLSGCEKLENFPEIQGNMELLSELLLARTAIWQFPSSIGQLSGISLLDLRSCENLVILPASVSEMRKLKILILKGCSRLAMFPENLGDLNQLEELYAGNTAIWKLPDSIGNLSKLKILSLRKGRKVKRQPARSLILPCVFHGLRELKSLDLSGCNLCDNHVAALKNVTSLFELNLSRNKFIYLPDIFSQLCHLRYLNITHCQKLKELPKLPPSIEELYVEDFLAKECIAKLRMYPRLNLVSFTNYSFDQQSYTEESNGSSFLDEILSLLLSNNMDDVIRPSLNSEHRVTCSVVFPERAIPMWFKHQIVDEKILFKLPIN